The following proteins are co-located in the Noviherbaspirillum sp. UKPF54 genome:
- a CDS encoding phenylacetate--CoA ligase family protein translates to MTDHLDSLETRAPQLREADLMTRLPQLVARARCAPGWMRTLDGVNPRDVTSRAALAQLPVTRKSDLKQLQQEAMPFGGLNATPVRELRRLFMSPGPIFDPEGQGVDWWRFARPMAAAGLRAGDVVQNCFSYHFTPAAYMVEGGAARLGCPVIPAGIGQTEMQVQAMAALQPDAYIGTPSFLKIIIEKAREMNADISSVRRAVVGAEALPPSLRAWFHDNGVPTVLQMYGSADIGNIAYETQTGGKVNPGMIVDEDLILEIVRPGTGDPLPEGEVGEVVVTSFNPDYPLLRFATGDLSAVLPGASPCGRTNTRIRGWMGRADQTTKVRAMFVHPAQVAEVARRHPAILKARLVVSGEMANDVMTLHCEVAQAAAVPVEAIVATIRDITKLRGEVMLVPPGSLPNDGKVIEDARNYE, encoded by the coding sequence ATGACCGACCATCTCGATTCGCTGGAAACCCGCGCCCCGCAATTGCGCGAGGCCGATCTGATGACGCGCCTGCCGCAGCTGGTGGCGCGCGCCCGCTGCGCTCCCGGCTGGATGCGCACCCTGGACGGCGTGAATCCGCGCGATGTCACCTCGCGCGCCGCGCTGGCGCAGCTGCCGGTCACGCGCAAGTCGGACCTGAAGCAGTTGCAGCAGGAAGCCATGCCGTTCGGCGGTCTCAACGCCACGCCGGTGCGCGAACTGCGGCGTCTGTTCATGTCGCCCGGGCCGATCTTCGACCCGGAAGGCCAGGGGGTCGACTGGTGGCGCTTCGCGCGGCCGATGGCGGCGGCGGGCCTGCGCGCGGGCGACGTGGTGCAAAACTGCTTTTCGTATCACTTCACGCCGGCGGCCTACATGGTCGAAGGCGGCGCGGCGCGCCTGGGCTGCCCGGTGATCCCGGCCGGCATCGGCCAGACCGAGATGCAGGTGCAGGCGATGGCGGCGCTGCAGCCAGACGCCTACATCGGCACGCCCTCCTTCCTCAAGATCATCATCGAAAAGGCGCGCGAAATGAACGCCGACATCAGCAGCGTGCGGCGCGCGGTGGTCGGCGCCGAGGCGCTGCCGCCGTCGCTGCGCGCCTGGTTCCACGACAACGGCGTGCCGACCGTGCTGCAGATGTACGGCTCGGCGGACATCGGCAACATCGCCTATGAAACGCAGACCGGCGGCAAGGTCAATCCCGGCATGATCGTCGACGAAGACTTGATCCTGGAAATCGTACGCCCCGGCACCGGCGATCCGCTGCCCGAAGGCGAAGTCGGTGAAGTGGTGGTCACTTCGTTCAACCCGGACTATCCGCTGCTGCGCTTTGCCACCGGCGACCTGTCGGCGGTGCTGCCGGGCGCCTCGCCGTGCGGCCGCACCAATACCCGCATCCGCGGCTGGATGGGGCGCGCCGACCAGACGACCAAGGTGCGCGCCATGTTCGTGCACCCGGCACAGGTGGCGGAAGTGGCGCGGCGGCATCCCGCCATCCTCAAGGCCCGGCTGGTCGTGTCGGGTGAAATGGCCAACGACGTGATGACGCTGCATTGCGAAGTGGCGCAGGCTGCCGCCGTGCCGGTCGAGGCCATCGTCGCTACCATCCGCGACATCACCAAGCTGCGCGGAGAGGTCATGCTGGTGCCACCCGGCAGCCTGCCGAACGACGGCAAGGTGATCGAGGATGCGCGCAACTACGAATAA
- a CDS encoding ABC transporter ATP-binding protein, translated as MSIAPVTNATPADAGRPYLSVNNIEVIYDHVILVLKGVSLQVPQGKIVALLGANGAGKSTTMKSISTLLRGERGDVTKGSVEFKGERVDQLTPNELVKRGLSQVMEGRHCFGHLTVEENLLTGAYTRRLSRGELKDALDKVYHYFPRLKERRNSQAGYTSGGEQQMCAIGRSLMAKPSMILLDEPSMGLAPQIVEEIFEIVKDLNRKENVSFLVAEQNTMVALRYADFGYILENGRVVMEGAAQDLATNEDVKEFYLGVAGAERKSFRDMKFYRRRKRWLA; from the coding sequence ATGAGCATTGCACCCGTAACGAACGCTACGCCGGCCGACGCCGGACGCCCCTACCTCTCGGTCAACAACATCGAGGTCATCTACGACCACGTGATCCTGGTGTTGAAAGGCGTCTCGCTGCAAGTCCCGCAAGGGAAGATCGTCGCGCTCCTGGGCGCCAACGGCGCCGGCAAGTCGACCACGATGAAGTCGATCTCGACGCTGTTGCGCGGCGAGCGCGGCGACGTCACCAAGGGCAGCGTCGAGTTCAAGGGCGAGCGCGTCGACCAGCTCACGCCCAACGAACTGGTGAAGCGCGGCCTGTCGCAGGTGATGGAAGGCAGGCACTGCTTCGGCCACCTCACGGTCGAGGAAAACCTGTTGACCGGCGCCTACACGCGCCGCCTGTCGCGCGGCGAGCTGAAGGATGCGCTGGACAAGGTGTACCACTACTTCCCGCGCCTGAAGGAGCGGCGCAACTCGCAGGCCGGCTACACCTCCGGCGGCGAGCAGCAAATGTGCGCGATCGGCCGATCGCTCATGGCCAAGCCGTCCATGATCCTGCTCGACGAACCGTCGATGGGCCTGGCGCCGCAGATCGTGGAAGAGATCTTCGAGATCGTCAAGGACTTGAACCGCAAGGAAAACGTGTCGTTCCTGGTGGCCGAGCAGAACACGATGGTGGCGCTGCGCTACGCCGACTTCGGCTACATCCTGGAAAACGGCCGGGTCGTGATGGAAGGCGCGGCACAGGATCTCGCGACCAACGAAGACGTCAAGGAATTCTACCTGGGCGTGGCCGGCGCCGAGCGCAAGAGCTTTCGCGACATGAAGTTCTATCGCCGCAGGAAACGCTGGCTGGCCTGA
- a CDS encoding ABC transporter substrate-binding protein, giving the protein MKLIKSILLGAALAGSIGAAAAQEQYIPLPSYRVGPYAAGGSGFYGGAIDYFNLVNANGGINGVKIKWEECETEYNASRGVECYERMKSKNGGAALVDPLSTGIAYGILDRVATDKIPMTMLGYGRSDAANGKVFPYVFPLITSYWNQAAAMVAYLGSLNGGAEKLKGKKIVHLYHDSAFGKEPMPVLDAEAQKYGFELIKIPVAHPGNEQQSQWLQIRQAKPDYVILWGWGVMNAVAIKTAQRNGFPREKILGVWWAGSEEDTVPAGDAAKGYTTMTFNTPGNYPVLDDIRKKVYDAGKGNLDDKGRIGSVYHMRGVTAAILWTEAIRKAQEKFGKGKVMSGEQVRWGFENLDVNEARQKALGALGMFPPVKTSCDDHEGSGAVKVQQWTGSKWVPITPNWVTGDKALTRRLLEESSAKYATEKNIKPACAS; this is encoded by the coding sequence ATGAAGTTGATCAAATCAATTCTGCTGGGCGCAGCCCTGGCCGGCAGCATCGGCGCCGCGGCGGCGCAAGAGCAGTACATCCCGCTTCCGTCCTACCGTGTCGGCCCCTATGCGGCGGGCGGTTCCGGATTCTATGGCGGCGCCATCGATTACTTCAACCTGGTCAACGCCAACGGCGGCATCAACGGTGTGAAGATCAAGTGGGAAGAATGCGAGACGGAGTACAACGCGTCGCGCGGCGTCGAATGCTACGAGCGCATGAAATCCAAAAACGGCGGCGCGGCGCTGGTGGACCCGCTGTCGACCGGTATCGCCTACGGCATCCTCGACCGCGTCGCGACCGACAAGATTCCGATGACGATGCTTGGCTATGGCCGCTCCGATGCAGCCAACGGCAAGGTGTTCCCGTACGTCTTCCCGCTCATTACCAGCTACTGGAACCAGGCGGCGGCGATGGTCGCCTACCTCGGCAGCCTGAACGGCGGCGCCGAAAAGCTCAAGGGCAAGAAGATCGTGCACCTGTACCACGACTCGGCCTTCGGCAAGGAGCCTATGCCGGTGCTGGACGCGGAAGCGCAGAAATACGGCTTCGAGCTGATCAAGATCCCGGTTGCGCATCCGGGCAACGAGCAGCAGTCGCAATGGCTGCAGATCCGCCAGGCCAAGCCGGATTACGTGATCCTGTGGGGCTGGGGCGTGATGAACGCGGTAGCGATCAAGACCGCTCAGCGCAACGGCTTCCCGCGCGAGAAAATCCTTGGCGTATGGTGGGCCGGCTCGGAGGAAGACACAGTCCCGGCCGGCGATGCGGCCAAGGGCTACACCACGATGACCTTCAACACTCCCGGCAACTATCCGGTGCTCGACGACATCCGCAAGAAAGTCTATGACGCCGGCAAGGGTAACCTGGACGACAAGGGCCGCATCGGATCGGTCTACCACATGCGCGGCGTGACGGCGGCGATCCTGTGGACGGAAGCGATCCGCAAGGCGCAGGAAAAATTCGGCAAGGGCAAGGTAATGAGCGGCGAGCAGGTGCGCTGGGGCTTCGAAAACCTTGATGTCAACGAGGCGCGCCAGAAGGCGCTCGGCGCGCTCGGCATGTTCCCGCCGGTGAAGACTTCGTGCGACGACCACGAAGGCTCGGGCGCGGTGAAGGTGCAGCAATGGACCGGCAGCAAGTGGGTGCCGATCACGCCTAACTGGGTCACCGGCGACAAGGCACTGACGCGCAGGCTGCTGGAGGAATCGTCGGCCAAGTATGCGACGGAGAAGAACATCAAGCCGGCCTGCGCCAGCTGA
- a CDS encoding branched-chain amino acid ABC transporter permease gives MFYREAGQFKITYQADSQIFPIRQDRVGIALVLAIAFLGVPLVASPYLFSAVLIPFLIFALAALGLNILTGYAGQLSLGTAAFMAVGAFASYNFMLRIPGIPVLLAFVLGGLCAAMVGIVFGLPSLRIRGFYLAAATLATQFFVVWCLTKIGWFTNNSSSGVITAQKIVILGYEFDTPASKYLLTLCIVCVMAVLLKNMIRTNVGRSWMAVRDMDVAAEVIGFRLMRTKLLAFAVSSFYCGVAGALYAFAYLGTVEPEAYSLDLSFRILFMIIIGGVGSVIGAFFGSAFIVLLPIFLNIIAHSLALPTSVASNLELMVFGALIIFFLIVEPHGLARLWQIAKEKLRLWPFPH, from the coding sequence ATGTTCTACCGTGAAGCAGGCCAATTCAAAATCACCTACCAGGCAGACAGCCAGATCTTCCCCATCCGCCAGGACCGCGTGGGCATCGCGCTCGTGCTGGCGATCGCCTTCCTGGGGGTGCCGCTCGTCGCCTCGCCCTACCTATTCTCGGCGGTGCTGATCCCGTTCCTGATCTTCGCGCTGGCCGCGCTCGGGCTGAACATCCTGACCGGCTACGCGGGGCAGCTGTCGCTCGGGACCGCCGCGTTCATGGCGGTCGGCGCGTTCGCGTCGTACAACTTCATGCTGCGCATACCCGGCATACCGGTGCTGCTCGCTTTCGTGCTCGGCGGCTTGTGCGCGGCCATGGTCGGCATCGTGTTCGGCCTGCCTTCGTTGCGCATCCGCGGCTTTTACCTCGCCGCCGCCACGCTGGCGACGCAGTTCTTCGTGGTGTGGTGCCTGACCAAGATCGGCTGGTTCACCAATAACAGCTCGTCGGGCGTGATCACCGCGCAAAAAATCGTGATCCTCGGTTATGAATTCGACACACCGGCCAGCAAGTACCTGCTCACGCTATGCATCGTGTGCGTGATGGCGGTGCTGCTCAAGAACATGATCCGCACCAATGTCGGCCGCTCCTGGATGGCGGTGCGCGACATGGACGTCGCGGCCGAAGTGATCGGTTTCCGCCTGATGCGCACCAAGCTCTTGGCATTCGCGGTCAGCTCGTTCTATTGCGGCGTGGCCGGCGCCCTGTACGCCTTCGCCTACCTGGGGACGGTGGAGCCGGAAGCGTACAGCCTGGATCTGTCCTTCCGCATCCTGTTCATGATCATCATCGGCGGCGTTGGCTCGGTCATCGGCGCCTTCTTCGGGTCGGCCTTCATCGTGCTGCTGCCGATTTTTCTCAACATCATCGCGCATTCGCTGGCGCTGCCGACCTCGGTCGCCTCGAACCTGGAACTGATGGTGTTCGGCGCGCTGATCATCTTCTTCCTGATCGTCGAGCCGCACGGCCTAGCACGCCTGTGGCAGATCGCCAAGGAAAAGCTGCGCCTGTGGCCGTTCCCGCACTAA
- a CDS encoding branched-chain amino acid ABC transporter permease has protein sequence MSFFFEVFIGGLLAGVMYALVALGFVLIYKASGVFNFAQGAMVFFAASTCVGIVAKFGVSLWIAVPLTMAAMVLLGLATEKIVLRPLVNQPEITLFMATIGLTFFIEGLAQLIWGSEVRRLDIGIEDVPLQFLLDRFNIAVSQFDVTSAGICAVLVTALALFFSKTKIGRALRAVADDHQAALAVGIPLQQIWGIVWAVAGFVALVAGMLWGARNGVQFALTFVALKALPVLILGGFTSVPGAIIGGLIIGASEKLAEVYIGPMVGGGIEGWFPYVLALLFLLVRPEGLFGEKIIRRI, from the coding sequence ATCAGCTTCTTCTTCGAAGTCTTCATCGGCGGCCTTTTGGCCGGCGTGATGTACGCGCTGGTCGCGCTCGGCTTCGTGCTCATCTACAAGGCCTCCGGCGTGTTCAACTTCGCGCAGGGCGCGATGGTGTTCTTCGCGGCGTCGACCTGCGTGGGCATCGTCGCCAAGTTCGGCGTCTCCTTATGGATCGCGGTGCCGCTGACGATGGCGGCGATGGTGCTCTTGGGCCTGGCCACCGAAAAGATCGTGCTGCGCCCGCTGGTAAACCAGCCGGAAATCACGCTGTTCATGGCGACCATCGGCCTGACTTTCTTCATCGAAGGATTGGCGCAGCTGATCTGGGGTTCGGAAGTGCGCCGGCTGGATATCGGCATCGAGGACGTGCCGCTGCAGTTCCTGCTCGACCGGTTCAACATCGCGGTGTCGCAGTTCGATGTGACATCAGCCGGCATCTGCGCGGTGCTGGTGACGGCACTGGCGCTGTTCTTCTCCAAGACCAAGATCGGACGCGCGCTGCGCGCGGTGGCCGACGATCACCAGGCGGCGCTGGCGGTGGGCATTCCCCTGCAGCAGATCTGGGGCATCGTGTGGGCGGTGGCCGGCTTCGTCGCGCTGGTGGCGGGCATGCTGTGGGGCGCGCGCAACGGCGTGCAGTTCGCGCTCACCTTCGTCGCCCTGAAGGCGCTGCCGGTGCTGATCCTCGGTGGCTTCACCTCGGTGCCAGGCGCGATCATCGGTGGACTGATCATCGGTGCTTCCGAGAAACTGGCCGAGGTCTATATCGGCCCGATGGTGGGCGGCGGCATCGAGGGCTGGTTCCCGTATGTGCTGGCGCTGCTGTTCTTGCTGGTGCGCCCAGAGGGGCTGTTTGGCGAAAAGATCATCCGACGAATCTAG
- a CDS encoding ABC transporter ATP-binding protein, which translates to MHGNRNIGEVILDLRNICLSFGGVKALTDISFNVREHEIRAIIGPNGAGKSSMLNVINGVYRPQEGEIIYRGQQRRGMDTYAAAKSGIARTFQNIALFKGMSVLDNIMTGRNLKMQTNFLLQALYWGPAQKEEIAHRKKVEEIIDFLEIQAIRKTPVSRLPYGLQKRVELGRALAAEPEILLLDEPMAGMNVEEKQDMCRFILDVNDQFGTTIVLIEHDMGVVMDISDRVVVLDYGKKIGDGTPDEVRNNQEVINAYLGVAH; encoded by the coding sequence ATGCATGGCAACCGCAACATCGGCGAGGTGATCCTCGACCTGCGCAACATCTGCCTGTCGTTCGGCGGGGTCAAGGCGCTCACCGACATCTCCTTCAACGTGCGCGAGCACGAGATCCGCGCCATCATCGGCCCCAACGGCGCGGGCAAGAGCTCGATGCTTAACGTGATCAACGGCGTCTATCGCCCGCAGGAAGGCGAAATCATCTATCGCGGCCAGCAACGGCGCGGCATGGACACCTATGCGGCGGCGAAAAGCGGCATTGCGCGCACCTTCCAGAACATCGCGCTGTTCAAGGGCATGTCGGTACTCGACAACATCATGACCGGCCGCAACCTGAAGATGCAGACCAATTTCCTGCTGCAGGCGCTGTACTGGGGCCCGGCGCAGAAGGAAGAAATCGCACACCGCAAGAAGGTGGAAGAGATCATCGACTTCCTCGAAATCCAGGCCATCCGCAAGACGCCGGTGTCCCGCCTGCCCTATGGCCTGCAAAAGCGCGTCGAACTCGGGCGTGCGCTGGCGGCGGAGCCGGAAATCCTCTTGCTGGACGAACCGATGGCCGGCATGAACGTGGAGGAAAAGCAGGACATGTGCCGCTTCATCCTCGACGTCAACGACCAGTTCGGCACCACCATCGTGCTCATCGAGCATGACATGGGGGTGGTAATGGATATCTCGGACCGCGTCGTCGTGCTCGACTACGGCAAGAAGATTGGCGACGGCACGCCCGACGAGGTGCGCAACAACCAGGAAGTGATCAATGCCTACCTGGGCGTGGCGCATTGA